A single window of bacterium DNA harbors:
- a CDS encoding CHRD domain-containing protein: protein MSRKLLILFSLAVIVLAAHAGPYTHFAVLTPNQEVPPNGTTGSGLAVIELVGDDLHYSVSFSGLSAAVTAGHFHMANIGQNGGVVHGLQNLSGTGAFGVWSDLTPAQLATLQAHGFYINIHTSAIPGGEIRGQVLTRGTCIAHLRGANEVPPNASPSQGFGWFRLDANDDTLQYAITWSNLVAPLTAAHIHRAVAGVNGPVVHGLQNLTPNSANGVWGPLTAQNLIQLEAESLYVNVHSSTFPGGEIRGQIICVCIPENATFNALTDAGTSQCIALCPTQSSRIRVTNIPEGLFPVVTKRLGCLTPCNFDCDPATYIQEFFGGEWQYTNGVFWLEVRGDGCICVTFDDILPVELNEFDAIAGDGMVTVNWSTASETNLDRFEILRDGQTMTQVVAENNAGGAAYSWVDNGVTNGTTYSYTLVAVNLDGSRETLVTESATPQAAGVATSYELYQNYPNPFNPTTNITFDLAEAALVNLKVFNVAGQEIAVVASGNFAAGRHVVNFDGSGLASGVYLYRLEANGFTAQQKMVLIK from the coding sequence ATGTCGCGTAAGTTATTGATTTTATTTTCTCTTGCGGTAATTGTACTGGCCGCTCACGCCGGGCCGTACACGCACTTTGCGGTTCTGACTCCGAATCAGGAAGTCCCACCGAACGGCACAACCGGTTCAGGACTGGCCGTCATCGAATTGGTTGGCGATGACCTTCACTACAGCGTCTCATTTTCAGGGTTGTCGGCTGCGGTGACCGCAGGTCATTTTCACATGGCCAATATCGGGCAGAACGGCGGCGTTGTTCATGGCCTGCAAAACCTGTCCGGCACTGGCGCATTCGGTGTGTGGTCGGATTTGACCCCCGCGCAATTGGCGACCCTGCAGGCACACGGCTTTTACATCAATATTCACACGTCGGCGATTCCCGGCGGCGAGATTCGCGGTCAGGTTTTGACGCGCGGGACCTGCATTGCTCACTTGAGAGGAGCAAACGAAGTTCCGCCGAACGCGTCGCCGTCGCAAGGATTTGGCTGGTTCCGCTTGGACGCGAATGATGACACGCTTCAGTATGCAATCACATGGAGCAATCTTGTTGCACCGCTGACCGCTGCACATATTCATCGTGCGGTTGCCGGAGTCAACGGTCCAGTGGTACACGGACTGCAGAATCTGACTCCGAACTCGGCAAATGGTGTCTGGGGACCGCTGACGGCACAGAACTTGATTCAGCTTGAAGCAGAGAGTCTCTATGTGAACGTGCACAGCTCGACCTTCCCCGGCGGCGAAATTCGCGGTCAGATTATCTGTGTGTGCATTCCTGAGAATGCGACATTCAATGCGCTCACCGATGCCGGCACGTCGCAGTGTATTGCGCTGTGTCCGACGCAGTCCTCACGGATTCGTGTGACCAACATTCCCGAAGGCTTGTTCCCGGTGGTGACCAAGAGACTTGGCTGTTTGACACCCTGTAACTTTGATTGCGATCCGGCGACTTACATTCAAGAGTTCTTCGGCGGCGAATGGCAATACACCAACGGCGTGTTCTGGCTCGAAGTGCGCGGGGACGGATGCATCTGCGTGACGTTCGACGACATATTGCCGGTCGAACTCAACGAGTTTGACGCGATTGCCGGAGACGGCATGGTTACCGTCAATTGGAGCACAGCGTCGGAAACGAATCTCGACCGATTCGAAATTTTGCGCGACGGCCAAACGATGACTCAGGTAGTGGCTGAGAACAACGCAGGCGGCGCTGCCTATTCCTGGGTGGATAACGGTGTGACCAACGGCACGACTTACAGCTACACTCTCGTGGCCGTAAACCTGGACGGTTCGCGCGAGACTCTTGTGACTGAGTCGGCGACTCCGCAGGCGGCGGGTGTGGCGACAAGCTATGAGCTCTATCAGAACTATCCCAACCCGTTCAACCCGACAACTAACATTACGTTCGACCTTGCGGAAGCCGCTTTGGTCAACCTGAAGGTATTCAACGTGGCCGGACAGGAAATCGCAGTGGTGGCAAGCGGTAATTTTGCCGCCGGCCGCCATGTGGTGAATTTCGACGGCAGTGGATTGGCCTCCGGTGTTTACCTGTATAGACTGGAAGCCAATGGTTTCACGGCACAGCAGAAGATGGTCTTGATCAAGTAA